The Rhodocytophaga rosea genome has a segment encoding these proteins:
- a CDS encoding cytochrome c3 family protein, protein MSNLKRFVCGMLLLFFLALSGGIFQASAQDATTTDSAATAAVSNPDGASPAGGAQPAAQDPAAVEEGKTLFTQNCTACHAISDEVVLGPGLKGVTQRRPEAWLLAWIKNSQKVIASGDKYAVDLFNKYNKTVMPSYDFSDAQIRNLLAYIDVTGSGSPANANTTTGGTPEKQQVNGGQTTQVDAGGISSSYFTIILGALLIILLLVLLVLVLIVSLLSKFLKDRKDLTDEDRELLDQKANLGKVVNSNTFKGGVALIFFLIVGKVALDSVLGIGISQGYAPTQPIAFSHKLHAGQYQIDCSYCHTTVYKGRSANIPSANICMNCHNAIKPNSPQIKKIYEAIESERPIEWIRVHNLPDFAYFNHSQHTNVGGVECQSCHGQIQNMEVVQQISPLTMGWCIDCHRKTQVNTEGNDYYDKLLAVHNSKEPLKVANIGGLECSKCHY, encoded by the coding sequence ATGAGTAATCTCAAGCGATTTGTATGCGGCATGCTTCTGCTATTCTTTCTGGCTTTATCAGGAGGGATTTTCCAGGCGTCCGCACAAGATGCTACTACTACAGATTCTGCAGCTACGGCAGCCGTTTCTAATCCGGATGGGGCTTCTCCTGCCGGTGGTGCACAACCTGCTGCCCAGGACCCGGCTGCAGTGGAAGAAGGCAAAACCCTATTTACGCAAAATTGTACTGCCTGCCATGCTATCTCTGATGAAGTAGTATTGGGGCCCGGTTTGAAAGGCGTTACCCAGAGAAGACCAGAAGCCTGGCTACTCGCCTGGATCAAAAATTCCCAGAAAGTAATTGCCAGCGGCGATAAATATGCGGTTGACTTATTTAATAAGTATAATAAAACCGTAATGCCTAGCTACGACTTCAGCGATGCACAGATCCGTAACTTACTTGCATACATTGATGTCACAGGTTCTGGTTCCCCAGCGAATGCAAATACTACCACAGGTGGTACGCCTGAAAAGCAGCAGGTGAATGGAGGTCAAACAACTCAGGTTGATGCAGGTGGAATCTCCTCTTCTTACTTTACTATAATCCTCGGTGCATTACTGATCATTCTGCTACTTGTATTGCTCGTACTGGTATTGATTGTTTCCCTGCTTAGTAAATTTTTGAAAGACCGTAAAGACCTCACCGATGAAGACCGTGAGCTGTTGGACCAGAAAGCAAACCTAGGTAAGGTTGTAAATAGCAATACATTTAAAGGAGGCGTTGCACTTATATTTTTCCTGATTGTAGGTAAAGTTGCCCTGGATAGTGTGCTGGGTATTGGCATCAGCCAGGGATATGCGCCTACGCAGCCCATTGCTTTCTCTCATAAATTACATGCCGGCCAGTATCAGATCGATTGTAGCTATTGCCATACCACAGTATATAAAGGCAGATCAGCTAATATTCCTTCTGCTAACATCTGTATGAATTGCCATAACGCGATTAAGCCTAATTCTCCGCAGATAAAAAAGATATACGAAGCCATCGAAAGTGAACGGCCGATTGAGTGGATCCGGGTACACAACCTGCCGGATTTCGCCTATTTCAATCACTCTCAGCACACCAATGTGGGGGGCGTTGAATGCCAGAGTTGCCATGGCCAGATTCAGAACATGGAGGTTGTACAACAGATATCTCCTTTAACCATGGGATGGTGTATTGATTGCCATCGGAAAACACAGGTAAACACAGAAGGCAATGATTACTATGATAAGTTGCTGGCGGTGCATAACAGCAAGGAGCCACTGAAAGTAGCTAACATTGGTGGTCTGGAATGTTCCAAATGCCATTATTAA
- a CDS encoding SOS response-associated peptidase: MCDRYSFALTKQKITRRFQVKVTQAPDINYNISPGNTVPVILSQPERHLDFFRWGLENQLAVNKKKAKLIHAIDTKMLVKQNRLQQITQNQRCLIPADGFYIWYKISRRSQVPYRVVLKWNMPFAFAGIWELYADTESQPSLRACSLFTTEANELLKKLQSTMPVILPLELENEWLNPEVSLHEAMQMLQTFPADKMNCFPVSAQINNPAFNSPELLQAVQATDQFGNYILFQE; encoded by the coding sequence ATGTGTGACAGATATTCTTTTGCGCTTACAAAGCAGAAAATAACCCGCCGCTTCCAGGTAAAGGTTACACAAGCGCCCGATATCAACTATAATATTTCGCCTGGAAATACAGTACCAGTTATACTTTCTCAGCCTGAGCGCCATTTGGATTTTTTCCGCTGGGGCCTGGAAAATCAACTGGCTGTAAATAAGAAAAAAGCAAAGCTTATTCATGCCATTGACACAAAAATGCTGGTCAAGCAAAACCGCCTGCAGCAAATAACCCAAAATCAGCGTTGCCTTATTCCGGCCGATGGGTTTTATATCTGGTATAAAATATCCCGTAGAAGCCAGGTGCCTTACCGGGTAGTGCTGAAATGGAATATGCCATTTGCCTTTGCAGGCATTTGGGAATTGTATGCCGATACCGAAAGCCAACCTTCTCTCAGGGCTTGCAGCCTGTTTACTACAGAGGCTAATGAACTGTTAAAAAAACTACAGTCCACTATGCCGGTGATTTTACCTCTGGAACTCGAGAATGAATGGCTGAATCCGGAGGTATCTTTACATGAAGCGATGCAGATGCTACAAACTTTTCCAGCAGATAAGATGAATTGTTTTCCGGTGTCCGCACAGATTAATAATCCGGCATTCAATTCTCCTGAGCTGTTACAAGCTGTTCAGGCAACCGACCAGTTTGGAAACTACATCCTGTTCCAGGAGTGA
- a CDS encoding cryptochrome/photolyase family protein: MSTHTTQIAVFWFRRDLRIEDNTGLYHALNSGYPVLPLFIFDSDILDQLEDRDDGRVTFIHQVVSDLQQAFDKQGGTLLTHYGKPVKIWKQLLREYIIVAVYTNHDYESYAINRDTKIRELLQTRGIPFHTYKDQVIFEKQEIVNGQGNPYKVFTPYSKKWLATLTDAHTQHFLSGEHISALYKSQSELIPSLPEMGFQKSALIFPSMEVREDILEEYARERNFPAKPGTTKIGIHLRFGTVSIREMVRKAIQHSDIWLNELIWRDFYMMILANFPHVEQSACKPAYDQIQWRNNEQEYKLWCMGQTGYPIVDAGMRELNATGFMHNRVRMITASFLVKHLLIDWRWGEAYFAGKLLDYELASNNGSWQWIAGSGCDAAPYFRVFNPNTQAAKFDKAKEYIKKWIPELGTPDYPKPIITHEFARERVLATYLEALKKGMSVG; the protein is encoded by the coding sequence ATGTCCACTCATACTACCCAAATAGCTGTTTTCTGGTTCCGCCGCGATCTGCGTATTGAAGATAATACTGGATTGTATCATGCTCTCAATAGCGGTTATCCGGTATTGCCATTATTCATTTTTGATAGTGATATTCTCGATCAGCTGGAAGACCGGGATGATGGACGGGTTACTTTTATTCATCAGGTAGTAAGCGATTTGCAGCAGGCTTTTGATAAGCAAGGCGGAACTTTGCTAACCCATTATGGAAAGCCCGTAAAAATCTGGAAACAATTATTGCGTGAATATATTATCGTCGCTGTATATACCAACCACGATTATGAAAGCTATGCCATTAACCGGGACACCAAAATCAGGGAATTATTACAAACCAGAGGTATTCCATTTCACACGTATAAAGATCAGGTAATTTTTGAAAAGCAGGAAATTGTGAATGGACAAGGAAACCCATACAAAGTATTTACACCTTATAGCAAAAAATGGCTGGCCACCCTGACAGACGCACATACACAGCATTTTCTATCTGGCGAACATATATCTGCTTTATATAAATCCCAATCCGAACTTATTCCTTCGCTGCCAGAAATGGGATTTCAAAAATCGGCTCTCATTTTTCCTTCTATGGAAGTGAGGGAAGATATATTGGAAGAATATGCCAGAGAACGTAATTTTCCAGCCAAACCAGGCACTACCAAGATCGGTATTCATCTGCGCTTTGGTACCGTAAGCATCCGGGAAATGGTAAGAAAAGCAATACAACACAGCGATATATGGCTGAATGAACTTATCTGGCGGGATTTTTATATGATGATCTTAGCAAATTTCCCTCATGTAGAACAATCGGCCTGCAAGCCTGCCTACGACCAGATTCAATGGCGCAATAATGAGCAGGAATACAAACTTTGGTGCATGGGTCAGACGGGATATCCGATTGTGGATGCAGGAATGCGTGAACTGAATGCTACTGGTTTTATGCACAACCGGGTAAGAATGATAACTGCCAGTTTTCTGGTAAAACATTTACTTATCGACTGGCGATGGGGTGAAGCCTATTTTGCTGGTAAACTGCTCGATTATGAACTGGCCTCCAACAATGGCAGCTGGCAATGGATTGCCGGAAGCGGATGTGATGCAGCCCCCTATTTCCGGGTGTTTAACCCTAATACCCAGGCTGCAAAGTTTGATAAAGCAAAAGAATATATTAAAAAGTGGATACCAGAACTGGGAACGCCTGATTATCCAAAACCCATCATAACTCACGAATTTGCCAGGGAACGTGTACTGGCTACCTACCTCGAAGCTTTGAAGAAGGGAATGAGCGTAGGGTAA
- a CDS encoding 4a-hydroxytetrahydrobiopterin dehydratase: MWQEEDNKLKKSFEFKDFVEAFAFMTKVALVAEKMNHHPWWSNVYNKVNIELNTHDAGNIVTDKDRKLAKAIDALY, from the coding sequence ATGTGGCAAGAAGAAGACAACAAGCTCAAAAAATCTTTTGAGTTCAAAGATTTTGTAGAAGCCTTCGCTTTTATGACCAAAGTAGCTTTAGTGGCTGAGAAAATGAACCATCATCCATGGTGGTCGAATGTGTATAATAAGGTGAATATCGAATTGAATACCCATGATGCCGGCAACATCGTTACCGACAAAGACCGTAAACTGGCCAAAGCAATAGATGCTTTGTATTAA
- the rsmI gene encoding 16S rRNA (cytidine(1402)-2'-O)-methyltransferase, with amino-acid sequence MTTLVTSLYIVPTPIGNLEDITLRAIRMLKEVDIILAEDTRNSGNLLKHLGIQKPMQSHHAFNEHQTVVALVKRMENGEKMALITDAGTPAISDPGFLLVRACLQHGLKIECLPGATAFVPALVKSGLPNDKFVFEGFLPQKKGRKTRLEFLAQEERTMIFYESPHRLVKTLEQFAEHFGEERQGSVSRELTKVFEETINGSLREIISYFTEKTIKGEIVIVVGGQK; translated from the coding sequence ATGACCACCTTAGTTACTTCCTTATATATAGTTCCTACGCCTATCGGCAACCTGGAAGACATCACCCTGCGGGCCATCCGGATGTTGAAAGAAGTGGATATTATTCTGGCCGAAGATACCCGGAATAGCGGAAATCTGTTAAAACACCTTGGCATACAGAAACCTATGCAAAGCCACCATGCGTTCAATGAACATCAAACTGTAGTTGCGCTGGTGAAACGGATGGAAAATGGCGAAAAAATGGCACTCATTACTGATGCCGGCACACCAGCCATTTCAGATCCAGGTTTTCTGTTGGTAAGGGCTTGTTTGCAACATGGGCTTAAAATCGAATGTTTGCCTGGGGCTACAGCGTTTGTACCTGCGCTGGTAAAATCCGGGCTTCCCAACGACAAGTTTGTATTCGAAGGATTTTTGCCGCAGAAGAAAGGCCGGAAAACCCGCCTGGAATTTTTAGCCCAGGAAGAACGGACCATGATCTTTTATGAATCGCCTCACCGGCTGGTAAAAACGCTGGAGCAGTTTGCAGAACATTTTGGTGAAGAACGTCAGGGATCTGTTTCCAGAGAACTCACTAAAGTTTTTGAGGAAACCATCAATGGCAGTCTGAGAGAAATTATTTCGTACTTTACAGAAAAAACTATCAAAGGTGAAATCGTTATCGTGGTCGGAGGTCAGAAATAG
- the lnt gene encoding apolipoprotein N-acyltransferase yields the protein MTYPLAFFLLFAFVPLLRLESHIVKRDLPKPGRTFFTYAYITMLVWNVLTTWWVYNSTAVGGIFAMLANALLQCIPLMLFWFTKRATNEKFGYFSLLCYWIGFEFIHLNWDLSWPWLTIGNGFLYAPEWVQWYEYTGVLGGTLWVWLANFTVYFALVKHKGVYTKTARAGADVYAMTLMLVPILYSYYLYETYQENGQEVEFVVVQPNIDPFTEKFADSENFIPFDQQVERFIELSKNQMTPHTSFVLWPETAIDGLYQESVIEQDALIQRIKTFVAENPHISLLTGVTSYTLYENKKAATPTARYRKDVGYYDVFNTALFIEPSKPVQFYHKSKLVPGVELMPYPSVFGFLTDLIFNLGGTAGGYGKQEERTVFKNDKGIGIAPAICYESVYGDFMTEYVRNGADFITIITNDGWWGNTPGHKQHLAYASLRAIESRRSIARSANTGISGFINQRGDILYPTKYWVQDVVNAPIRASKLITFYVRYGDYLGRTAMFIAPFLLLSVLVKSRIAQRRKRIVMS from the coding sequence ATGACCTACCCACTGGCTTTCTTTTTACTATTTGCTTTTGTACCGCTTTTGCGTCTGGAATCGCATATTGTAAAAAGAGATTTGCCCAAACCTGGCCGTACATTCTTTACATATGCCTATATCACTATGCTGGTGTGGAATGTGCTTACCACCTGGTGGGTATATAATTCTACAGCCGTGGGCGGGATTTTTGCGATGCTGGCTAATGCGTTGCTTCAATGTATTCCACTCATGCTGTTCTGGTTTACTAAACGGGCTACCAACGAGAAATTTGGCTATTTTTCCCTGCTCTGTTACTGGATTGGTTTTGAATTTATTCACCTGAACTGGGATCTTTCCTGGCCCTGGCTCACCATCGGAAATGGATTTTTATATGCCCCGGAATGGGTGCAGTGGTATGAATATACTGGTGTTCTGGGGGGTACGCTATGGGTATGGCTGGCTAATTTTACAGTATATTTTGCTCTGGTGAAACATAAGGGCGTATATACCAAAACCGCCAGAGCCGGCGCAGATGTATATGCGATGACTCTGATGCTGGTTCCCATATTGTATTCGTATTATTTATATGAAACGTATCAGGAAAATGGCCAGGAAGTAGAATTTGTAGTCGTACAGCCCAACATTGATCCGTTCACCGAAAAATTCGCCGACTCTGAAAACTTCATTCCTTTTGATCAGCAGGTGGAACGTTTTATTGAACTTTCCAAAAACCAGATGACACCCCATACCAGCTTTGTATTGTGGCCTGAAACTGCGATTGATGGGTTATATCAGGAATCTGTAATTGAACAGGATGCACTTATTCAACGCATCAAAACATTTGTTGCCGAAAATCCACATATTTCTCTGCTGACCGGAGTAACCAGTTATACCTTATATGAGAATAAAAAAGCGGCTACCCCTACCGCCAGATACCGCAAAGACGTAGGCTATTATGATGTATTTAATACGGCTTTATTTATAGAACCAAGCAAACCAGTACAGTTTTATCACAAATCTAAACTGGTACCCGGCGTAGAACTCATGCCCTACCCTTCCGTATTTGGTTTTCTTACCGATCTGATTTTTAACCTCGGCGGCACGGCTGGCGGATACGGAAAACAGGAAGAACGCACCGTTTTTAAGAATGACAAAGGTATTGGTATTGCACCTGCCATCTGTTACGAATCTGTATACGGCGATTTTATGACGGAATATGTACGCAATGGGGCCGATTTTATCACCATTATCACCAACGATGGCTGGTGGGGAAATACGCCCGGACACAAACAACACCTAGCTTATGCTTCATTGCGGGCGATTGAAAGCCGGCGAAGTATTGCCCGGTCGGCTAATACCGGTATTTCAGGATTTATTAACCAGCGTGGTGACATTTTGTATCCCACTAAATACTGGGTGCAGGATGTAGTAAATGCGCCAATCCGGGCAAGCAAACTCATTACTTTTTATGTCCGCTATGGAGATTATCTGGGCAGAACGGCTATGTTCATCGCCCCGTTTCTGCTATTATCTGTACTGGTAAAAAGCCGCATTGCCCAGCGAAGAAAGCGGATTGTGATGAGCTAA
- a CDS encoding o-succinylbenzoate synthase: MQKICQQLPEWLTQTSEWYTDEGIEKMIGLIGNTLPAIQFGVETALLDLRNGGKRIIFKNDFSAGKTGIPINGLIWMGKPEFMRQQIDEKLMQGYTCLKLKIGALDFDKECELLGYIRKQYPAEQITLRVDANGAFSTGDALEKLKILAQYDLHSIEQPIRQGQWSEMASLCRHTPLLIALDEELIGVIDKKQELLQTIHPQFIILKPSLLGGFHHSLEWIKLAEKMNIGWWITSALESNIGLNAISQFTASLNNPLPQGLGTGQLYSNNITSPLEISKGYLHYNLARSWSDILKMERSIKNYF; encoded by the coding sequence TTGCAAAAAATATGTCAGCAGCTACCAGAGTGGCTTACCCAAACAAGTGAATGGTATACGGATGAAGGTATTGAGAAAATGATTGGCCTGATTGGAAATACACTGCCTGCTATACAATTTGGCGTAGAAACGGCGCTGTTAGATCTCCGGAATGGTGGCAAACGAATTATTTTTAAAAACGATTTTTCAGCAGGAAAAACCGGCATTCCGATAAACGGACTTATCTGGATGGGTAAACCGGAATTTATGCGCCAGCAGATAGATGAAAAACTTATGCAAGGATATACCTGCCTGAAACTAAAGATTGGTGCCCTGGATTTTGATAAAGAATGTGAACTGCTGGGCTACATCCGGAAACAATATCCAGCAGAACAAATTACTTTACGGGTAGATGCCAATGGCGCCTTTTCTACGGGTGATGCACTGGAAAAATTAAAAATTCTGGCTCAGTATGATCTGCATTCCATCGAACAACCTATCCGGCAAGGACAATGGTCAGAAATGGCCAGTTTGTGCCGGCATACACCACTGCTGATTGCCTTAGATGAAGAGCTAATCGGCGTAATTGATAAAAAACAAGAACTCCTGCAAACGATACACCCACAATTTATCATTCTCAAGCCATCTTTACTCGGCGGATTTCATCATTCGCTTGAGTGGATTAAACTGGCAGAAAAGATGAATATAGGCTGGTGGATCACTTCGGCTTTGGAATCAAATATCGGGCTGAATGCTATCAGTCAGTTTACAGCTTCTCTGAATAACCCATTGCCTCAGGGTTTAGGAACCGGACAATTATATAGTAATAATATAACTTCTCCTTTAGAAATCAGCAAAGGATATTTACATTATAATCTGGCTAGAAGTTGGAGTGATATATTGAAAATGGAAAGGTCAATTAAAAATTATTTTTAA
- a CDS encoding inorganic diphosphatase produces MKEKHDYFTIDAVVEIPKGSRNKYEYDPEKKMIRYDRMLFSSVHYPSDYGFIPETLGLDGDPIDALVLVSEPTFPGCLIEVKPIGLFKMYDEKGPDEKILCVPVSDPKWNYIDDLSEVNAHLKKEIEHFFQIYKELEKKKVGIEGWDSKEAAIRIIQEAQVRFQDKKSLRLNFLQGLSDM; encoded by the coding sequence ATGAAAGAAAAACATGATTATTTTACGATAGACGCTGTCGTAGAAATACCCAAAGGAAGCCGCAACAAATACGAATATGACCCGGAGAAAAAGATGATCCGCTATGACCGGATGCTTTTCTCTTCTGTACACTACCCCAGCGATTATGGCTTTATTCCCGAAACTTTAGGCTTAGATGGTGACCCTATTGATGCCCTGGTCCTGGTATCTGAACCTACATTCCCTGGCTGTTTGATTGAAGTGAAACCCATCGGTTTGTTTAAAATGTATGATGAAAAAGGTCCGGATGAAAAAATACTGTGTGTACCGGTAAGCGATCCTAAATGGAATTACATTGACGATTTGAGCGAAGTGAATGCTCATTTAAAAAAAGAGATTGAGCATTTCTTCCAGATTTATAAAGAATTAGAGAAAAAAAAGGTAGGGATTGAAGGCTGGGACAGCAAAGAAGCTGCTATCCGGATCATTCAGGAAGCACAGGTCCGCTTTCAGGATAAAAAATCGTTAAGGCTCAATTTCCTGCAAGGTTTATCTGATATGTAA
- a CDS encoding MATE family efflux transporter, whose product MHLSLFRLYRPDIMATLRISLPIIIGQLGTVMMGVADNIQVGALGAASIAAAGIANSVFFLFALFGLGTLSVIAPQVATANGRNEKMECSMLLRAGFRLGIGLGILIGLILLFLSLNFHWFRQTPEVEALAVEYLQIISISVVPMFFFMAIKQFSDGLSHTRVAMVITIGGLLFNVFFNWVLIHGKLGFPQWGLNGAGVATMLARLFMAVGMLGYIFRSSLFYGYINKPPTGYSFTPLLKKLLRLGVPGGFQLFFEGGAFSGAAIIAGWLGTIALAAHQIALNLATITYMVAAGISSAGAIRVGQAVGIGSHTKIVRAGTVSLALSIAFMSMACFVFLTFNYSLVRLYIQDEAVVNLGAALLIIGGFFQLSDGVQVVGLGILRGIEDVNVPTVIALFAYWVIGLPLGYVLGFTLNMHAQGIWLGLLAGLTVSAILLTIRFYTLTYKMKASKHLRTMG is encoded by the coding sequence ATGCACCTCTCCCTGTTTCGTCTTTATCGTCCGGATATAATGGCTACTTTACGGATTAGCCTACCGATTATTATTGGCCAGCTGGGAACAGTGATGATGGGAGTAGCCGACAATATACAGGTAGGTGCTTTGGGCGCTGCTTCCATTGCAGCAGCTGGTATTGCCAATTCTGTTTTTTTTCTCTTTGCTCTTTTTGGCCTCGGAACACTTTCTGTGATCGCACCCCAGGTAGCTACAGCCAATGGCCGCAATGAAAAAATGGAATGTAGTATGCTGCTCCGGGCAGGTTTCAGGCTGGGTATCGGACTGGGTATTCTTATTGGGTTAATTCTACTTTTTCTCTCCCTAAATTTCCACTGGTTCCGGCAGACACCGGAAGTAGAAGCGCTGGCAGTTGAATACCTCCAGATCATCAGCATATCAGTAGTTCCCATGTTTTTCTTTATGGCTATTAAACAGTTCAGCGACGGACTTTCCCATACGAGAGTGGCTATGGTTATTACCATTGGCGGACTATTGTTCAACGTATTTTTCAACTGGGTACTGATTCACGGTAAATTAGGGTTTCCACAATGGGGTTTAAATGGAGCTGGCGTAGCTACTATGCTGGCACGTTTGTTTATGGCCGTAGGTATGCTCGGCTATATTTTCAGATCGTCTTTGTTTTATGGATATATTAATAAACCACCCACCGGATATTCTTTTACACCCTTGTTAAAAAAACTGTTGCGACTAGGTGTGCCCGGTGGTTTTCAGTTGTTTTTTGAAGGAGGCGCCTTTTCGGGAGCTGCCATTATTGCCGGCTGGCTGGGAACAATTGCCTTAGCTGCCCACCAGATTGCCCTTAACCTGGCTACCATTACGTATATGGTAGCCGCAGGCATTTCTTCTGCCGGAGCTATAAGGGTAGGACAGGCAGTGGGTATAGGCAGCCATACAAAAATTGTACGGGCAGGAACCGTTTCGCTGGCACTATCAATAGCATTTATGAGCATGGCCTGTTTTGTTTTTCTCACTTTTAATTATTCACTGGTCAGGTTATATATTCAGGATGAAGCGGTGGTGAACTTGGGAGCGGCCCTGCTGATTATTGGTGGATTTTTCCAGTTGTCCGATGGTGTACAGGTGGTTGGACTTGGAATTTTACGGGGAATTGAAGATGTGAATGTACCCACTGTTATTGCACTGTTCGCCTACTGGGTAATTGGCCTTCCACTAGGGTATGTACTCGGCTTCACATTAAATATGCATGCACAAGGCATCTGGCTGGGCTTACTGGCAGGGCTTACAGTATCTGCTATTCTGCTCACCATCCGGTTTTATACACTTACCTATAAAATGAAAGCCAGCAAGCATCTCCGAACAATGGGTTGA
- the sucD gene encoding succinate--CoA ligase subunit alpha encodes MSVLVNKNSKVIVQGFTGSEGSFHAQQMIEYGTNVVGGVTPGKGGSTHLDKPVFNTVAEAVESTGANVSIIFVPPAFAADAIMESADAGIEVIITITEGIPTKDMIYAKEYLKGKKVTLIGPNCPGVITPEEAKVGIMPGFVFKKGKIGIVSKSGTLTYEAADQIVKAGLGISTAIGIGGDPIIGTPTKDAVELLMNDPETEAIVMIGEIGGSMEPDAARWIQADGNRKPVVGFIAGQTAPKGRRMGHAGAIIGGKEDTAEAKMSIMNQCGIHVVDSPANIGETMLKALKK; translated from the coding sequence ATGAGCGTACTGGTCAATAAAAATTCCAAGGTAATTGTACAGGGCTTCACCGGCTCTGAGGGTTCATTTCATGCCCAGCAAATGATAGAATACGGCACCAATGTAGTGGGAGGTGTAACACCTGGCAAAGGCGGCAGTACTCACTTAGATAAACCTGTGTTTAACACAGTAGCAGAAGCGGTAGAATCAACTGGGGCCAATGTATCTATTATTTTTGTGCCGCCTGCTTTCGCTGCCGATGCTATTATGGAATCGGCCGATGCGGGCATTGAGGTAATCATTACCATTACCGAAGGAATTCCTACCAAAGACATGATCTACGCTAAAGAATACCTGAAAGGAAAAAAAGTTACCCTGATCGGACCTAACTGTCCTGGAGTAATTACGCCGGAAGAAGCCAAAGTAGGTATTATGCCAGGATTTGTTTTCAAAAAAGGCAAAATAGGCATTGTATCAAAATCAGGTACGCTTACTTATGAAGCTGCCGACCAGATTGTAAAAGCCGGCCTGGGAATTTCTACAGCCATTGGTATTGGCGGCGATCCCATAATTGGTACGCCCACTAAAGATGCCGTGGAATTATTAATGAACGACCCGGAAACTGAAGCCATTGTAATGATCGGAGAAATTGGTGGAAGTATGGAACCAGATGCGGCCCGTTGGATTCAGGCAGATGGCAACAGAAAACCAGTTGTAGGCTTTATTGCAGGGCAGACAGCACCCAAAGGCCGCCGGATGGGCCATGCCGGAGCGATTATTGGAGGAAAAGAAGATACCGCAGAAGCAAAAATGAGTATTATGAACCAATGTGGAATTCACGTAGTAGATTCTCCGGCTAACATTGGTGAAACCATGCTGAAAGCGCTGAAAAAGTGA
- a CDS encoding YheT family hydrolase — MPLIPQSDYKPPFYLFNAHLQTIIPSLFRKVEGVQYTRERIDTTDGDFLDLDWSCKGNTRIAIISHGLEGDSYRPYVRGMVKELNGSGWDALAWNFRGCSGEINRNLRFYHSGATEDLEEVIWHVLQKNQYHTIALVGFSLGGNLTLKYLGEQSKNIYPQIKKAVVFSVPCDLQTGSLKMAGFGNKIYMTRFLRHLRKKVQAKAALMPDKIHDREYHRIKTFRDFDDRYTAPLHGFKDAIDYWTQCSSRNFLHGIAIPTLIVNAKNDPFLSPECFPENQVKELSNVFLEIPEEGGHCGFYNKDLHGKYWSEERAIRFLET, encoded by the coding sequence ATGCCGCTGATTCCGCAATCTGATTATAAGCCACCCTTTTATCTGTTCAATGCCCACCTGCAAACCATTATTCCCAGCTTGTTCCGGAAAGTAGAAGGCGTACAGTATACCAGAGAACGGATTGACACTACGGATGGCGATTTTCTGGATTTAGACTGGTCATGTAAAGGGAATACACGGATTGCCATTATATCGCATGGCCTGGAAGGAGATTCGTACCGTCCCTATGTGCGAGGGATGGTAAAAGAGTTGAATGGCAGCGGATGGGATGCCCTGGCCTGGAATTTCCGGGGATGTAGTGGAGAGATCAACCGGAACCTGCGTTTTTACCACAGTGGTGCCACGGAAGACCTGGAAGAAGTGATCTGGCATGTGTTGCAAAAGAACCAGTATCATACCATTGCCTTAGTTGGATTTAGTTTAGGCGGCAATCTGACTTTAAAATACTTGGGTGAACAGAGTAAAAATATTTATCCTCAGATTAAAAAAGCCGTGGTTTTTTCGGTGCCCTGCGATTTACAGACCGGTTCGCTCAAGATGGCTGGTTTTGGAAATAAAATTTATATGACCCGTTTTTTGAGGCACCTGCGTAAAAAAGTACAGGCCAAAGCAGCACTAATGCCTGACAAAATCCACGACCGGGAATACCACCGTATCAAAACTTTCCGGGATTTTGATGACCGGTATACAGCACCATTGCACGGATTTAAAGATGCCATTGATTACTGGACACAGTGTAGTTCCAGAAACTTTTTACATGGCATTGCCATTCCTACGCTGATTGTAAATGCCAAGAATGATCCTTTTTTATCTCCGGAATGTTTTCCTGAAAATCAGGTCAAAGAACTGTCAAATGTTTTTCTGGAAATACCTGAAGAAGGCGGGCATTGCGGATTTTACAATAAAGACCTGCATGGTAAATACTGGTCGGAAGAGCGGGCCATCAGGTTTTTAGAAACTTAA